One genomic region from Esox lucius isolate fEsoLuc1 chromosome 24, fEsoLuc1.pri, whole genome shotgun sequence encodes:
- the c24h4orf54 gene encoding uncharacterized protein C4orf54 homolog isoform X2, producing METVDASDNNLKYSTDTDVLKKHMSDSRDATGTQDESKYAELNALRDFDTDCAKTVNVFVTGEGSQMAIHEDSTTEEKTLGDRELAWKVTDQINRDRFKDDIIEKECANGYLSGFLGTACFSEVPILNENIMDSMESEDVGNGEVPAERKRIFSPRKKGDAKNIQVEELNDNEDSQNTDMLSGQSESDEDVSLVLSSDCDDSVLCHTEDESHYITTHEIQLSELSDHEVDYDIEQEWDDNQVYSFVDYAAFDGDVAMIRIEERLKSNQGQSNSGAAVSTKLESDLGDGDKCAISDESLSKNQKNVGGQIHLSIKTTSRAINEPSNVHENEKILYHAKHAADMSRYVFRGAGDANAETLCDSAKCFIAAPGRLHIGRKLKGKDLNEYSSGTSSAVSELDDADKEVRNLTARAFKSLAYPYFDPFKFSTSSESSASELGVNRWSTFVDLKYGNMNMSKARGPNRVSNKSSTSSSEIANKDNKAYKGLTLATKPPSNKLFALKGAISGPYNASSAAKKLELMGKFGQRHSGVITLTETLNFRCNVTSGLSGSERRSKFAQKATGSRSIDEITNISPSGRGTEASKQPCNPRETMEDTHKKAIFASSLLKNVISKKMQFEQERKMERGEIREPYHAQSPYFVKQESENTHREQDKSSGKAPEDFQRQSSKYSEASSDLTIVCVDELGDLVDTSSCDPKDDSRRQDTLASETNLESTNEVGFDTKKGAFEASKSTLLRSQNSAFRSWRDGELEFQKELKNDKTPEGKPSSSEQNHKEMDLKTNSGNSKLTKMSHLFVPSIQLLSNEIDFSKKLSTLNYSSRATADQEEGRSMKLRTDNALYVADPRSVVTSKSPEIKISLRSVKEKKGEPFNVARVVPPNIGSNSVSILKPGDESRCQALAAALKDNNASAGDLHSDQKLSKQGSYKNLSSLSPIIIKYQSVNTNSNGNVKQSGSLLENSKVRLNEDSFDVDRSSPQQEGVKSGLHRPTGRETLGDSKQLKCDSEGPIGLPVGTITTSKKQEKTCDIGDKIKPESNMSNLAALEKLQAAVKTMEQLYVFDRNEWKRKSEPHSMLSDSHVLSLISSEQHGPEEGGKFASTMATIQTSNTDKLIHRDSVTGSEKTRPETTTPKQEVSEPPKMLSIPFSRDVPKSLSHQVRIPSGTRSVFNMSSKDAGNTSASNSRQAPPQAHTLSQSPYCKSFGPVCPNVPGSVKVQQPSNSEEREREREGERPVQFSGALAEPQNYLTIPVRPHITGAKQGGMPGGGGHEKTDVYTFTATGAKHQTVSPPGLGGARRQEETRRSPQKHSTVFMETRAHDTPTATIYHHMPTGVPQNVTSAQPQVYCFSPNIAPHALPQVDHFQHTQRKMLFDPSTGNYYLVDTPVQPATRRLFDPETGQYVDVPMSQQPMPPMPMPPMPMPPMPISPLALSPGSYAPTYMIYPGFVPAMPATPTLFPSRIQSQLSTQSEQEDAGDKGRSSHPDYMDGPYYVATGSGKSPQAGGSVVGQVQQQARPGLQGFSNVKQPVISISSQMGPRIIAPPSFDGTTMSFVLEHR from the exons ATGGAAACAGTGGACGCGTCAGATAATAATCTAAAATATTCGACGGACACcgatgttttaaaaaaacacatgtcTGATAGCAGAGATGCCACGGGGACGCAAGACGAATCCAAGTACGCTGAACTGAATGCTTTACGTGACTTCGATACAGACTGCGCGAAAACTGTCAACGTTTTTGTCACCGGTGAGGGGAGCCAAATGGCGATTCACGAGGACTCGACCACAGAAGAAAAAACTCTTGGGGACAGAGAACTGGCTTGGAAGGTAACTGATCAAATCAACAGGGACAGGTTTAAGGACGACATTATCGAAAAGGAGTGTGCAAACGGCTATCTGTCGGGGTTTCTTGGAACCGCCTGCTTTTCCGAGGTTCCTATTCTGAATGAAAACATTATGGACTCCATGGAATCAGAAGACGTTGGTAACGGAGAGGTCCCCGCGGAGCGCAAGCGTATTTTTTCACCCCGAAAAAAAGGAGACGCCAAAAATATACAGGTTGAAGAACTAAATGATAATGAAGATTCACAAAACACTGACATGTTAAGCGGACAAAGTGAATCTGATGAGGATGTGAGCTTGGTGCTGTCCAGTGATTGTGATGATAGCGTGCTGTGTCATACAGAGGATGAGTCTCATTACATAACCACGCACGAAATCCAGCTATCGGAGCTGTCCGATCACGAAGTCGATTATGATATTGAACAGGAGTGGGATGATAACCAGGTCTACTCTTTTGTCGATTATGCTGCTTTTGACGGCGATGTCGCGATGATAAGGATAGAGGAGAGGTTGAAAAGCAATCAGGGTCAGTCTAATAGCGGAGCAGCAGTCAGCACTAAGCTGGAAAGTGATCTCGGCGACGGGGACAAGTGTGCCATCTCAGATGAAAGTCTGTCAAAGAACCAGAAGAATGTTGGGGGGCAGATCCACCTGTCAATCAAAACTACTTCCCGGGCTATAAATGAGCCTAGCAACGTCcatgaaaatgaaaagattCTTTATCATGCCAAGCACGCCGCAGACATGAGTCGCTATGTTTTTAGAGGAGCAGGTGATGCAAATGCGGAGACATTATGTGATAGTGCTAAGTGTTTTATTGCCGCCCCTGGACGCTTGCACATTGGTCGCAAATTAAAAGGGAAAGATCTAAACGAGTACTCCAGCGGTACGTCCAGCGCAGTCAGTGAACTTGACGACGCAGATAAGGAAGTGCGAAACCTGACTGCCAGAGCGTTCAAGAGTTTAGCATACCCATATTTTGATCCCTTCAAATTCAGCACCTCCAGTGAGTCCTCCGCCTCCGAGCTGGGTGTGAACAGGTGGTCAACTTTTGTTGACCTTAAATATGGCAACATGAACATGTCGAAGGCACGGGGACCAAATCGAGTGTCTAATAAAAGTTCTACGTCATCCTCTGAAATTGCTAATAAAGACAATAAAGCATACAAGGGTTTGACACTGGCAACTAAACCGCCCTCAAACAAGCTCTTTGCTTTAAAAGGCGCCATTTCTGGTCCCTATAACGCGTCCTCTGCGGCAAAGAAACTTGAGCTTATGGGAAAATTTGGGCAGAGGCACAGTGGGGTTATCACGCTAACAGAGACATTAAACTTTCGTTGTAACGTCACATCGGGGCTGTCCGGGAGCGAAAGGCGCTCGAAATTTGCACAAAAGGCAACAGGATCACGTTCCATAGATGAAATTACAAACATCTCGCCAAGCGGCCGGGGGACTGAGGCTAGCAAACAACCATGTAATCCAAGGGAGACCATGGAAGACACACACAAGAAGGCAATATTCGCTTCAAGTCTGCTTAAAAATGTCATTTCTAAGAAAATGCAGTTTGAACAAGAGCGCAAaatggagaggggggagatacGCGAACCCTACCACGCGCAATCTCCCTACTTTGTCAAACAGGAGTCTGAAAATACGCACAGGGAGCAGGATAAATCATCGGGGAAGGCCCCTGAAGATTTCCAAAGGCAGAGCTCGAAATACTCTGAGGCGAGTTCTGATTTAACTATTGTTTGTGTGGATGAATTGGGGGACCTAGTGGATACAAGCTCCTGTGATCCCAAGGACGACTCTCGGAGACAAGACACTCTTGCATCAGAAACTAATTTGGAGTCGACAAATGAAGTAGGATTCGATACTAAAAAAGGAGCATTCGAAGCGTCCAAAAGCACGCTGCTTCGAAGCCAAAATAGCGCATTCAGATCCTGGAGGGATGGTGAGCTAGAGTTTCAAAAGGAACTTAAAAACGATAAAACTCCTGAGGGGAAACCTTCCTCGTCCGAGCAGAACCATAAGGAAATGGACTTGAAAACCAATTCAGGCAACAGTAAGCTAaccaaaatgtcacatttgttTGTGCCAAGTATCCAACTACTCTCCAACGAGATTgacttttcaaaaaagctgtCGACTCTGAATTATTCGTCCCGCGCGACTGCGGATCAAGAAGAGGGAAGAAGTATGAAGTTGCGCACGGACAACGCCCTATATGTCGCTGATCCCAGAAGCGTTGTTACATCCAAATCACCGGAAATTAAAATCAGTTTACGGAgtgtaaaagaaaagaaaggcgAACCGTTTAACGTTGCAAGGGTGGTGCCACCCAATATAGGCAGTAACTCAGTCAGTATTTTAAAGCCAGGCGACGAGTCCAGATGCCAAGCGCTCGCCGCTGCGTTGAAGG atAATAACGCTTCGGCCGGCGACCTTCACTCCGATCAAAAGCTTTCCAAACAGGGGTCCTATAAAAACCTTTCCTCGCTTTCCCCCATCATAataaaatatcagtctgtgaaTACCAATAGCAATGGGAATGTGAAGCAATCTGGAAGTCTATTAGAGAATTCTAAAGTTAGGCTCAACGAGGATTCATTTGACGTTGACAGGTCATCACCCCAGCAGGAGGGCGTCAAAAGCGGCCTCCACCGAccaacagggagagagacattagGTGATTCAAAACAACTTAAATGTGATTCTGAAGGGCCCATTGGACTTCCTGTTGGAACCATAACAACTTCTAAAAAACAGGAGAAAACATGTGACATTGGCGACAAGATAAAACCTGAGTCTAACATGTCGAATCTGGCGGCCTTGGAAAAATTACAGGCTGCTGTCAAAACCATGGAGCAGTTGTATGTATTCGACAGAAATGAGTGGAAGAGAAAATCAGAGCCACACTCTATGTTATCAGACAGTCACGTGCTCTCACTTATTTCCAGTGAGCAACATGGTCCTGAGGAGGGCGGGAAATTCGCCAGTACCATGGCGACCATTCAGACATCAAACACAGACAAGCTAATTCACAGAGACTCCGTCACAGGCTCAGAGAAGACCCGTCCTGAAACAACAACCCCAAAACAAGAGGTGAGCGAGCCCCCGAAGATGCTCAGCATTCCCTTCAGCCGGGACGTGCCCAAATCCCTGTCCCATCAAGTCAGAATCCCATCGGGTACCAGGAGTGTATTTAACATGAGCTCCAAAGACGCAGGAAACACCTCTGCGAGTAACAGTCGTCAGGCACCGCCACAGGCGCACACTTTATCACAGTCCCCTTACTGCAAAAGCTTCGGGCCCGTGTGTCCAAACGTCCCCGGGTCGGTGAAAGTCCAGCAGCCGAGTAACTCagaggagcgagagagggaaagggagggagagcggCCTGTCCAATTCAGCGGTGCATTAGCCGAGCCCCAGAACTACCTCACCATCCCGGTGAGGCCTCACATCACTGGCGCCAAGCAAGGTGGCATGCCCGGTGGCGGAGGGCACGAGAAGACGGACGTTTACACCTTCACCGCCACAGGCGCCAAGCACCAGACGGTGAGCCCGCCTGGGCTCGGTGGGGCCAGGAGGCAGGAAGAGACCCGTCGGTCCCCGCAGAAACACTCCACCGTCTTCATGGAGACACGAGCCCACGACACGCCAACCGCCACTATCTATCACCACATGCCCACGGGCGTACCTCAAAATGTGACGTCCGCCCAGCCTCAGGTGTACTGCTTTTCTCCAAACATCGCCCCACACGCTTTGCCCCAGGTTGACCACTTCcagcacacacagagaaagatgcTCTTTGACCCCAGCACGGGGAACTACTACCTGGTGGACACCCCGGTCCAGCCAGCCACCCGACGCCTCTTCGACCCCGAGACGGGACAGTATGTTGACGTGCCCATGTCCCAGCAGCCCATGCCACCCATGCCCATGCCACCCATGCCCATGCCACCCATGCCCATCTCGCCCTTAGCCCTGAGTCCAGGGTCCTATGCCCCCACCTACATGATCTACCCGGGCTTTGTGCCAGCCATGCCAGCCACGCCCACCCTGTTTCCCAGCAGGATCCAGTCACAGCTCTCCACGCAGTCGGAGCAGGAAGACGCCGGCGACAAGGGCCGTTCCTCCCATCCAGACTACATGGACGGCCCCTACTACGTTGCCACAGGGTCGGGGAAGTCTCCCCAGGCTGGAGGCTCCGTTGTGGGACAGGTGCAGCAGCAAGCCAGGCCGGGGCTCCAGGGCTTCTCCAACGTGAAGCAGCCAGTGATCAGCATCTCTTCACAGATGGGACCCCGCATCATCGCCCCACCCTCCTTCGATGGGACCACCATGAGCTTTGTGTTGGAGCACAGGTAA
- the c24h4orf54 gene encoding uncharacterized protein C4orf54 homolog isoform X1 — protein sequence METVDASDNNLKYSTDTDVLKKHMSDSRDATGTQDESKYAELNALRDFDTDCAKTVNVFVTGEGSQMAIHEDSTTEEKTLGDRELAWKVTDQINRDRFKDDIIEKECANGYLSGFLGTACFSEVPILNENIMDSMESEDVGNGEVPAERKRIFSPRKKGDAKNIQVEELNDNEDSQNTDMLSGQSESDEDVSLVLSSDCDDSVLCHTEDESHYITTHEIQLSELSDHEVDYDIEQEWDDNQVYSFVDYAAFDGDVAMIRIEERLKSNQGQSNSGAAVSTKLESDLGDGDKCAISDESLSKNQKNVGGQIHLSIKTTSRAINEPSNVHENEKILYHAKHAADMSRYVFRGAGDANAETLCDSAKCFIAAPGRLHIGRKLKGKDLNEYSSGTSSAVSELDDADKEVRNLTARAFKSLAYPYFDPFKFSTSSESSASELGVNRWSTFVDLKYGNMNMSKARGPNRVSNKSSTSSSEIANKDNKAYKGLTLATKPPSNKLFALKGAISGPYNASSAAKKLELMGKFGQRHSGVITLTETLNFRCNVTSGLSGSERRSKFAQKATGSRSIDEITNISPSGRGTEASKQPCNPRETMEDTHKKAIFASSLLKNVISKKMQFEQERKMERGEIREPYHAQSPYFVKQESENTHREQDKSSGKAPEDFQRQSSKYSEASSDLTIVCVDELGDLVDTSSCDPKDDSRRQDTLASETNLESTNEVGFDTKKGAFEASKSTLLRSQNSAFRSWRDGELEFQKELKNDKTPEGKPSSSEQNHKEMDLKTNSGNSKLTKMSHLFVPSIQLLSNEIDFSKKLSTLNYSSRATADQEEGRSMKLRTDNALYVADPRSVVTSKSPEIKISLRSVKEKKGEPFNVARVVPPNIGSNSVSILKPGDESRCQALAAALKGESSDKIPHFTVRDIRDHRGKLQTPIHQVRDVRKLVKSSYHFVSLDNNASAGDLHSDQKLSKQGSYKNLSSLSPIIIKYQSVNTNSNGNVKQSGSLLENSKVRLNEDSFDVDRSSPQQEGVKSGLHRPTGRETLGDSKQLKCDSEGPIGLPVGTITTSKKQEKTCDIGDKIKPESNMSNLAALEKLQAAVKTMEQLYVFDRNEWKRKSEPHSMLSDSHVLSLISSEQHGPEEGGKFASTMATIQTSNTDKLIHRDSVTGSEKTRPETTTPKQEVSEPPKMLSIPFSRDVPKSLSHQVRIPSGTRSVFNMSSKDAGNTSASNSRQAPPQAHTLSQSPYCKSFGPVCPNVPGSVKVQQPSNSEEREREREGERPVQFSGALAEPQNYLTIPVRPHITGAKQGGMPGGGGHEKTDVYTFTATGAKHQTVSPPGLGGARRQEETRRSPQKHSTVFMETRAHDTPTATIYHHMPTGVPQNVTSAQPQVYCFSPNIAPHALPQVDHFQHTQRKMLFDPSTGNYYLVDTPVQPATRRLFDPETGQYVDVPMSQQPMPPMPMPPMPMPPMPISPLALSPGSYAPTYMIYPGFVPAMPATPTLFPSRIQSQLSTQSEQEDAGDKGRSSHPDYMDGPYYVATGSGKSPQAGGSVVGQVQQQARPGLQGFSNVKQPVISISSQMGPRIIAPPSFDGTTMSFVLEHR from the coding sequence ATGGAAACAGTGGACGCGTCAGATAATAATCTAAAATATTCGACGGACACcgatgttttaaaaaaacacatgtcTGATAGCAGAGATGCCACGGGGACGCAAGACGAATCCAAGTACGCTGAACTGAATGCTTTACGTGACTTCGATACAGACTGCGCGAAAACTGTCAACGTTTTTGTCACCGGTGAGGGGAGCCAAATGGCGATTCACGAGGACTCGACCACAGAAGAAAAAACTCTTGGGGACAGAGAACTGGCTTGGAAGGTAACTGATCAAATCAACAGGGACAGGTTTAAGGACGACATTATCGAAAAGGAGTGTGCAAACGGCTATCTGTCGGGGTTTCTTGGAACCGCCTGCTTTTCCGAGGTTCCTATTCTGAATGAAAACATTATGGACTCCATGGAATCAGAAGACGTTGGTAACGGAGAGGTCCCCGCGGAGCGCAAGCGTATTTTTTCACCCCGAAAAAAAGGAGACGCCAAAAATATACAGGTTGAAGAACTAAATGATAATGAAGATTCACAAAACACTGACATGTTAAGCGGACAAAGTGAATCTGATGAGGATGTGAGCTTGGTGCTGTCCAGTGATTGTGATGATAGCGTGCTGTGTCATACAGAGGATGAGTCTCATTACATAACCACGCACGAAATCCAGCTATCGGAGCTGTCCGATCACGAAGTCGATTATGATATTGAACAGGAGTGGGATGATAACCAGGTCTACTCTTTTGTCGATTATGCTGCTTTTGACGGCGATGTCGCGATGATAAGGATAGAGGAGAGGTTGAAAAGCAATCAGGGTCAGTCTAATAGCGGAGCAGCAGTCAGCACTAAGCTGGAAAGTGATCTCGGCGACGGGGACAAGTGTGCCATCTCAGATGAAAGTCTGTCAAAGAACCAGAAGAATGTTGGGGGGCAGATCCACCTGTCAATCAAAACTACTTCCCGGGCTATAAATGAGCCTAGCAACGTCcatgaaaatgaaaagattCTTTATCATGCCAAGCACGCCGCAGACATGAGTCGCTATGTTTTTAGAGGAGCAGGTGATGCAAATGCGGAGACATTATGTGATAGTGCTAAGTGTTTTATTGCCGCCCCTGGACGCTTGCACATTGGTCGCAAATTAAAAGGGAAAGATCTAAACGAGTACTCCAGCGGTACGTCCAGCGCAGTCAGTGAACTTGACGACGCAGATAAGGAAGTGCGAAACCTGACTGCCAGAGCGTTCAAGAGTTTAGCATACCCATATTTTGATCCCTTCAAATTCAGCACCTCCAGTGAGTCCTCCGCCTCCGAGCTGGGTGTGAACAGGTGGTCAACTTTTGTTGACCTTAAATATGGCAACATGAACATGTCGAAGGCACGGGGACCAAATCGAGTGTCTAATAAAAGTTCTACGTCATCCTCTGAAATTGCTAATAAAGACAATAAAGCATACAAGGGTTTGACACTGGCAACTAAACCGCCCTCAAACAAGCTCTTTGCTTTAAAAGGCGCCATTTCTGGTCCCTATAACGCGTCCTCTGCGGCAAAGAAACTTGAGCTTATGGGAAAATTTGGGCAGAGGCACAGTGGGGTTATCACGCTAACAGAGACATTAAACTTTCGTTGTAACGTCACATCGGGGCTGTCCGGGAGCGAAAGGCGCTCGAAATTTGCACAAAAGGCAACAGGATCACGTTCCATAGATGAAATTACAAACATCTCGCCAAGCGGCCGGGGGACTGAGGCTAGCAAACAACCATGTAATCCAAGGGAGACCATGGAAGACACACACAAGAAGGCAATATTCGCTTCAAGTCTGCTTAAAAATGTCATTTCTAAGAAAATGCAGTTTGAACAAGAGCGCAAaatggagaggggggagatacGCGAACCCTACCACGCGCAATCTCCCTACTTTGTCAAACAGGAGTCTGAAAATACGCACAGGGAGCAGGATAAATCATCGGGGAAGGCCCCTGAAGATTTCCAAAGGCAGAGCTCGAAATACTCTGAGGCGAGTTCTGATTTAACTATTGTTTGTGTGGATGAATTGGGGGACCTAGTGGATACAAGCTCCTGTGATCCCAAGGACGACTCTCGGAGACAAGACACTCTTGCATCAGAAACTAATTTGGAGTCGACAAATGAAGTAGGATTCGATACTAAAAAAGGAGCATTCGAAGCGTCCAAAAGCACGCTGCTTCGAAGCCAAAATAGCGCATTCAGATCCTGGAGGGATGGTGAGCTAGAGTTTCAAAAGGAACTTAAAAACGATAAAACTCCTGAGGGGAAACCTTCCTCGTCCGAGCAGAACCATAAGGAAATGGACTTGAAAACCAATTCAGGCAACAGTAAGCTAaccaaaatgtcacatttgttTGTGCCAAGTATCCAACTACTCTCCAACGAGATTgacttttcaaaaaagctgtCGACTCTGAATTATTCGTCCCGCGCGACTGCGGATCAAGAAGAGGGAAGAAGTATGAAGTTGCGCACGGACAACGCCCTATATGTCGCTGATCCCAGAAGCGTTGTTACATCCAAATCACCGGAAATTAAAATCAGTTTACGGAgtgtaaaagaaaagaaaggcgAACCGTTTAACGTTGCAAGGGTGGTGCCACCCAATATAGGCAGTAACTCAGTCAGTATTTTAAAGCCAGGCGACGAGTCCAGATGCCAAGCGCTCGCCGCTGCGTTGAAGGGTGAGTCCTCCGACAAAATACCACACTTCACGGTCAGAGACATAAGAGACCACAGAGGCAAGCTGCAAACACCTATTCACCAAGTTAGAGACGTGCGTAAATTGGTTAAAAGTTCttatcattttgtttctttagatAATAACGCTTCGGCCGGCGACCTTCACTCCGATCAAAAGCTTTCCAAACAGGGGTCCTATAAAAACCTTTCCTCGCTTTCCCCCATCATAataaaatatcagtctgtgaaTACCAATAGCAATGGGAATGTGAAGCAATCTGGAAGTCTATTAGAGAATTCTAAAGTTAGGCTCAACGAGGATTCATTTGACGTTGACAGGTCATCACCCCAGCAGGAGGGCGTCAAAAGCGGCCTCCACCGAccaacagggagagagacattagGTGATTCAAAACAACTTAAATGTGATTCTGAAGGGCCCATTGGACTTCCTGTTGGAACCATAACAACTTCTAAAAAACAGGAGAAAACATGTGACATTGGCGACAAGATAAAACCTGAGTCTAACATGTCGAATCTGGCGGCCTTGGAAAAATTACAGGCTGCTGTCAAAACCATGGAGCAGTTGTATGTATTCGACAGAAATGAGTGGAAGAGAAAATCAGAGCCACACTCTATGTTATCAGACAGTCACGTGCTCTCACTTATTTCCAGTGAGCAACATGGTCCTGAGGAGGGCGGGAAATTCGCCAGTACCATGGCGACCATTCAGACATCAAACACAGACAAGCTAATTCACAGAGACTCCGTCACAGGCTCAGAGAAGACCCGTCCTGAAACAACAACCCCAAAACAAGAGGTGAGCGAGCCCCCGAAGATGCTCAGCATTCCCTTCAGCCGGGACGTGCCCAAATCCCTGTCCCATCAAGTCAGAATCCCATCGGGTACCAGGAGTGTATTTAACATGAGCTCCAAAGACGCAGGAAACACCTCTGCGAGTAACAGTCGTCAGGCACCGCCACAGGCGCACACTTTATCACAGTCCCCTTACTGCAAAAGCTTCGGGCCCGTGTGTCCAAACGTCCCCGGGTCGGTGAAAGTCCAGCAGCCGAGTAACTCagaggagcgagagagggaaagggagggagagcggCCTGTCCAATTCAGCGGTGCATTAGCCGAGCCCCAGAACTACCTCACCATCCCGGTGAGGCCTCACATCACTGGCGCCAAGCAAGGTGGCATGCCCGGTGGCGGAGGGCACGAGAAGACGGACGTTTACACCTTCACCGCCACAGGCGCCAAGCACCAGACGGTGAGCCCGCCTGGGCTCGGTGGGGCCAGGAGGCAGGAAGAGACCCGTCGGTCCCCGCAGAAACACTCCACCGTCTTCATGGAGACACGAGCCCACGACACGCCAACCGCCACTATCTATCACCACATGCCCACGGGCGTACCTCAAAATGTGACGTCCGCCCAGCCTCAGGTGTACTGCTTTTCTCCAAACATCGCCCCACACGCTTTGCCCCAGGTTGACCACTTCcagcacacacagagaaagatgcTCTTTGACCCCAGCACGGGGAACTACTACCTGGTGGACACCCCGGTCCAGCCAGCCACCCGACGCCTCTTCGACCCCGAGACGGGACAGTATGTTGACGTGCCCATGTCCCAGCAGCCCATGCCACCCATGCCCATGCCACCCATGCCCATGCCACCCATGCCCATCTCGCCCTTAGCCCTGAGTCCAGGGTCCTATGCCCCCACCTACATGATCTACCCGGGCTTTGTGCCAGCCATGCCAGCCACGCCCACCCTGTTTCCCAGCAGGATCCAGTCACAGCTCTCCACGCAGTCGGAGCAGGAAGACGCCGGCGACAAGGGCCGTTCCTCCCATCCAGACTACATGGACGGCCCCTACTACGTTGCCACAGGGTCGGGGAAGTCTCCCCAGGCTGGAGGCTCCGTTGTGGGACAGGTGCAGCAGCAAGCCAGGCCGGGGCTCCAGGGCTTCTCCAACGTGAAGCAGCCAGTGATCAGCATCTCTTCACAGATGGGACCCCGCATCATCGCCCCACCCTCCTTCGATGGGACCACCATGAGCTTTGTGTTGGAGCACAGGTAA